From the Anolis sagrei isolate rAnoSag1 chromosome 12, rAnoSag1.mat, whole genome shotgun sequence genome, one window contains:
- the BSCL2 gene encoding seipin — translation MSDGSGPFLVWVQGVAALLMLRVRRTVLQTAILLCVLLLLLWISVFLYGSFYYSYMPTVSYVSPVHYQFRTDCGLPGPELCSFPIANISFIKDSRDQQVLMYGQPYRISLELELPESPVNQNLGMFMVVISCYTKGGRIISFAARSAMLHYRSSLLQILDTLAFASLFLAGFTEQKQMLEVELFSDYKEDSYNPTVGAVVEVQTTKIQIYGSQLRIHAHFTGLRYLLYNFPVTSAILGVASNFTFLSVIVLFSYLQWIWGSMWPKEPLSVKLSVREKSEALQSTEDVCRRVVIPKEGSQEEEAIMSLQTEDLGATDGEELSKSEAPKIDLPKPSSGTESSLDKGENEDTEFEFEDGSSLLSEANFPTPSLKGDRSSLLPPGAQSLTSDLEIRQRNICSSS, via the exons ATGTCAGACGGCTCCGGACCCTTCCTGGTATGGGTCCAAGGAGTGGCTGCGCTCCTGATGCTCCGGGTGCGTCGGACAGTCCTGCAGACGGCCATCTTACTCTGCGtcctcctgcttcttctctgGATCTCAGTCTTCCTCTATGGGAGCTTCTACTACTCCTACATGCCTACCGTCAGCTATGTCAGCCCTGTGCATTACCAGTTCAG GACGGACTGTGGCCTGCCTGGACCAGAGCTGTGCTCTTTTCCCATTGCCAACATTTCCTTCATCAAGGACAGCCGAGACCAACAG GTCCTTATGTATGGCCAGCCGTATCGCATCTCTCTAGAGTTGGAGTTGCCGGAGTCACCAGTCAACCAGAACCTAGGGATGTTCATGGTGGTCATCTCCTGTTACACCAAAGGCGGCCGCATCATCTCCTTCGCAGCCAGATCT GCAATGCTTCATTACCGGTCAAGCTTGCTTCAGATCCTTGACACCTTGGCCTTTGCCAGCCTTTTCTTGGCTGGTTTTACAGAGCAGAAGCAGATGCTGGAGGTTGAGCTGTTTTCTGACTACAAGGAGGATTCG TATAACCCAACAGTCGGTGCTGTAGTGGAAGTACAGACCACAAAGATCCAGATCTATGGTTCCCAGCTGCGTATCCATGCCCATTTCACTGGACTACG ATATCTCCTCTACAACTTCCCAGTGACATCTGCCATTTTGGGCGTTGCCAGTAACTTTACTTTCCTGAGTGTCATCGTCCTTTTCAGTTATCTGCAATGGATCTGGGGCAGCATGTGGCCCAAGGAGCCTCTTTCTGTGAAG TTATCTGTCCGGGAAAAATCAGAAGCCTTACAGTCAACTGAAGATGTTTGCCGGCGGGTTGTGATCCCTAAAGAAG GCTCTCAGGAAGAAGAGGCAATTATGTCACTACAGACAGAAGATTTAGGGGCTACTGATGGAGAAGAGCTGTCAAAATCAG AAGCCCCAAAGATTGACCTTCCAAAGCCTAGTTCTGGGACAGAGTCCAGCCTCGACAAGGGAGAGAATGAAG ATACTGAGTTTGAATTTGAGGACGGGTCTTCACTGCTCAGCGAAGCCAacttccccaccccttccctcaaAGGGGATCGCTCCAGCCTTCTGCCTCCAGGGGCCCAATCCCTTACATCAGACTTGGAGATCCGTCAGAGAAATATCTGCTCAAGTTCCTGA
- the LRRN4CL gene encoding LRRN4 C-terminal-like protein, translating into MSIPAMFLVVAWTFCPRGSSPTSIGHPLPTPLKENHIFPSAPRSNISALNEEEASPPTHLEMPQVYPDDDYYYDDNLQTQPVPSIPYVLPPRCNYSHCHHLQVPCAELSKASRCLCPGITGPLVAPEAPRLQTIHVSEAGASLHWCAPSSTVEAYQLQYQPVGGDMHFGPPLNSTFRMAVVSDLLPSQEYLFCVVAYNLVGSSPTDDGFQERGPCRLVWTPSRQTSYTYVAVGLACTLIVAVISVLAWYFCHRRRKYFHHGSLHNILDGGAGITGAANSSFQSEEQL; encoded by the coding sequence ATGTCCATCCCAGCGATGTTCCTGGTTGTGGCTTGGACCTTCTGCCCTCGGGGGTCATCACCCACCAGCATTGGACACCCTTTGCCCACTCCCCTCAAAGAAAACCACATCTTCCCTTCTGCCCCAAGGAGCAACATCTCAGCATTGAATGAAGAAGAGGCATCTCCGCCTACGCATCTCGAGATGCCTCAGGTGTATCCagatgatgactattattatgaTGACAATCTTCAAACCCAACCTGTACCCAGCATTCCATATGTACTGCCTCCCCGCTGCAACTACAGCCACTGCCATCACCTTCAAGTCCCTTGTGCGGAGTTGAGTAAGGCCAGCAGATGCTTGTGCCCTGGAATCACAGGGCCGTTAGTGGCCCCGGAGGCCCCCCGCTTGCAAACTATTCATGTGAGTGAAGCTGGGGCCAGTTTGCATTGGTGTGCCCCCTCTTCCACAGTGGAAGCGTATCAGTTGCAGTACCAACCGGTCGGCGGGGACATGCACTTTGGGCCTCCCCTCAACAGCACTTTCCGCATGGCGGTTGTTTCGGATTTGTTGCCAAGCCAGGAATATCTATTCTGCGTTGTGGCTTACAACCTGGTTGGCTCCAGCCCTACAGATGATGGTTTCCAGGAGCGTGGACCATGTCGTCTTGTCTGGACCCCTTCCCGCCAGACATCATACACCTACGTAGCTGTCGGTTTGGCTTGCACCCTCATTGTTGCCGTCATCTCCGTCTTGGCTTGGTACTTTTGCCACCGCAGGAGGAAATACTTTCACCACGGATCATTGCATAACATCCTGGATGGTGGAGCAGGCATCACCGGGGCTGCCAACAGCTCTTTCCAAAGCGAGGAGCAGCTATGA